The proteins below come from a single Acanthopagrus latus isolate v.2019 chromosome 4, fAcaLat1.1, whole genome shotgun sequence genomic window:
- the larp6a gene encoding la-related protein 6a: protein MHALVNAFMRCLSFLLPPSWLCVSFCLWVGNECEDTLPPRPNPRARFKSRKPLTYEEVAAAAAAAEAEGGSSPSVSSGPGCVSPAATSPAAPQGPPSGRIWIGGLWRAVERVFGAPWVLLRHHWCPEKRRAALRTPYPVCAFEPSEIKSFQGGAAAAATTSAEAGKKRAGGRTLTHPSNMSGSVGIPEPNPALCASGASAELGVDEVITVDQHTQEMGTVTITVAIQAAEDEEPGEVSSNHIDFLGGSCSEDELGRHDKSSGAGTSGGELEEESWQPPDPELVQKLVAQIEYYLSDENLEHDAFLLKHVRRNKLGFVSVKLLTSFKKVKHLTRDWRTTAHALRHSKILELNDEGRKVRRKSAVPVFASESLPSRMLLLSDLQRWPELAALTKDNGGSEGGATQQEQLMKLLLKAFGTYGAIASVRVLKPGKDLPADLKRLSGRYAQLGTEECAIVEFEEVEAAVKANEAVGSEDGGPSSLGLKVVLIGTKPPKKKVPKERPREEGGMRKSRSLNSRVRELQYHGDDSACSSSDTESTPTSPRLARKSQSCNKLSPTTAGISFQNNHLSPGMSPRNSPWSSPRASPCPQRKSPHSHKSPLASEGRLSPEPGRRWADYSSDSSLTPSGSPWVQRRKQVASQESSPVGSPMLGRKIQNADGLPPGVMRLPRGPDGTRGFHCVTVGERGKTAATQT from the exons ACTGCCTCCGCGGCCCAATCCCAGAGCTCGTTTCAAAAGCAGAAAGCCTCTTACATATGAggaagtagcagcagcagcagcagcagcagaagccgAAGGAGGCTCCAGCCCGTCGGTCTCGTCAGGTCCAGGCTGCGTCTCGCCGGCTGCTACAAGCCCCGCTGCTCCTCAGGGCCCTCCGTCGGGTCGGATCTGGATCGGGGGTCTCTGGCGAGCCGTGGAGCGCGTCTTCGGAGCCCCCTGGGTCCTTCTCCGCCATCACTGGTGCCCTGAGAAACGTCGAGCAGCTTTACGCACCCCGTATCCTGTCTGCGCCTTCGAGCCGAGCGAGATTAAAAGCTTCCAGGgaggcgctgctgctgctgctactacgAGCGCCGAGGCGGGGAAGAAGAGAGCGGGCGGACGCACCTTGACTCATCCGAGCAACATGAGCGGGTCCGTGGGGATCCCCGAGCCGAACCCGGCGCTGTGCGCCTCGGGTGCGTCAGCGGAGCTCGGCGTCGATGAGGTAATCACCGTGGATCAGCACACGCAGGAGATGGGGACGGTGACGATAACGGTGGCCATTCAAGCGGCGGAGGACGAGGAGCCCGGGGAAGTGTCCTCTAATCATATTGACTTTCTCGGAGGCAGCTGCAGCGAGGACGAGCTCGGAAGACACGACAAATCCAG cggcgcCGGGACCAGCGGcggggagctggaggaggagagctggcAGCCGCCGGATCCGGAGCTCGTCCAGAAGCTGGTCGCCCAGATCGAGTACTACCTGTCCGATGAAAACCTGGAGCACGACGCCTTCCTGCTCAAACACGTCAGACGCAATAAACTCGGGTTTGTCAGCGTCAAGCTGCTCACGTCCTTCAAGAAG GTGAAACACTTGACTCGTGACTGGAGGACCACCGCCCATGCTCTGAGACACTCGAAGATACTCGAGCTGAACGATGAGGGTCGGAAGGTGCGGCGTAAATCTGCAGTGCCGGTCTTTGCCAGTGAGTCGCTGCCGAGCcgcatgctgctgctgagtgatTTGCAGAGGTGGCCGGAGCTGGCTGCTCTCACCAAGGATAACGGAGGCAGTGAGGGAGGAGCCacgcagcaggagcagctgatgaagCTGTTGCTGAAAGCGTTCGGGACGTACGGCGCCATTGCCTCCGTCAGAGTCCTGAAGCCCGGGAAGGACCTGCCGGCTGACCTGAAGAGGCTGAGCGGCCGCTACGCTCAGCTGGGCACTGAGGAATGTGCTATCGTGGAGTTCGAGGAAGTGGAGGCTGCTGTTAAAGCCAACGAAGCTGTGGGGAGCGAGGACGGAGGGCCCAGTTCACTGGGGTTGAAGGTAGTCCTGATCGGCACCAAGCCGCCCAAGAAGAAGGTACCCAAAGAGCGACCgcgtgaggagggagggatgcgCAAGAGCCGCTCGCTCAACAGCAGAGTACGAGAGCTTCAGTACCACGGGGACGACTcggcctgcagctcctcagacACCGAAAGTACCCCAACATCGCCTAGACTGGCAAGAAAGTCCCAGTCCTGCAATAAGCTCAGCCCCACCACTGCAGGCATCAGCTTCCAGAACAATCACCTGAGTCCTGGTATGTCCCCGCGGAACAGTCCCTGGTCGAGCCCCCGTGCCAGCCCCTGTCCTCAGCGCAAATCTCCTCACTCCCACAAGTCTCCCTTAGCCAGCGAGGGCAGACTGAGCCCGGAGCCCGGGCGCCGCTGGGCAGACTACTCCTCGGACAGTAGCCTCACCCCTTCAGGGAGCCCGTGGGTCCAGCGGCGCAAACAGGTGGCGTCTCAGGAGAGCAGTCCGGTCGGCAGCCCGATGCTGGGTAGAAAGATCCAGAACGCGGACGGCCTGCCGCCGGGCGTAATGCGGCTGCCGCGGGGGCCCGACGGAACCCGGGGCtttcactgtgtcactgttggCGAGCGAGGAAAGACTGCTGCCACCCAGACTTGA